From bacterium, one genomic window encodes:
- a CDS encoding OmpH family outer membrane protein, whose protein sequence is MKTLFACTIVVLSLSLTDKTIAQSGKIGYVDFQYLVSQVKTADDIQLELQKLASDWNQQLETMQDTVAMMEKDMETLSITLTKSSRDMLQKNIDDRKHKITAFQEQKFSPIKGELYKKQQELLQPMVDKIRKAIDNVRIREKYDVLFDISAGNPVSIDKRFDVTGFVIEELSSVGLIVKEQQTTNTNIYKQDTNRKSGTETVKKSGKDTINNKKKDNDNVDTPVKDKIDQ, encoded by the coding sequence TTGAAAACTTTATTTGCTTGCACCATTGTTGTGTTATCGCTATCGTTGACGGACAAAACGATCGCTCAATCAGGTAAGATCGGGTATGTAGATTTTCAATACCTGGTTTCGCAAGTAAAAACGGCCGACGATATTCAACTTGAACTTCAGAAACTGGCTTCCGACTGGAATCAACAGTTGGAAACAATGCAAGATACGGTAGCCATGATGGAAAAAGATATGGAAACACTGAGTATCACATTGACCAAGTCAAGCCGTGACATGCTTCAGAAAAACATCGACGATCGGAAACATAAAATCACGGCATTCCAGGAACAAAAATTTTCACCGATCAAAGGTGAATTGTACAAAAAGCAACAGGAACTGCTTCAACCGATGGTTGATAAGATTCGGAAAGCGATCGATAACGTCCGTATTCGTGAAAAATACGATGTATTGTTCGATATTTCGGCTGGAAATCCGGTATCGATCGATAAGCGGTTTGACGTAACCGGTTTTGTCATTGAAGAACTTAGTTCTGTCGGCTTGATCGTTAAAGAACAACAGACAACCAATACAAATATTTATAAACAGGATACCAATCGTAAATCTGGAACTGAAACCGTAAAAAAATCCGGCAAAGATACAATCAACAATAAAAAGAAAGACAACGATAACGTTGATACGCCGGTCAAAGATAAAATCGATCAATAA
- the lpxD gene encoding UDP-3-O-(3-hydroxymyristoyl)glucosamine N-acyltransferase → MSIYLSDLAKHLHSTLLGDDRIIKGVAEPFTKNDDQVILILEKKTINKKDRIRSKAWIVARLLFNDQLKHFLTSERISYMVVDQAYEALRQTIEFFYPNEFTEQAIHHTAIVHPEAKIGEKVFIGAFCEIEKKTSIDDSAVIAKGCFIGQNSKIGRGVHLDPNVTVYPNTEIGNNVIIHSGTVIGSDGFGFYSKEGVHIKIPHIGKVIIEDDVEIGANCCIARGTLGETRIKKGTKIDNLVQIAHNVVIGEHTLIAAQAGIAGSTTIGDHVIIAGQAGIVGHIEIGNRVTIGAQAGVIGSIEEGQTVSGYPAREHSEAMKREAHISQIPKILESIKAKKKRAE, encoded by the coding sequence ATGAGCATTTATTTATCAGATTTGGCAAAACACCTTCATTCGACGCTCCTTGGTGATGATCGAATCATAAAAGGCGTGGCCGAACCTTTTACAAAGAATGATGACCAAGTCATTTTGATTCTTGAGAAAAAAACAATCAACAAAAAAGACCGTATCCGTTCCAAGGCTTGGATCGTTGCAAGACTATTATTTAATGATCAACTTAAGCATTTTTTAACGAGTGAGCGCATCAGCTATATGGTTGTGGATCAGGCTTATGAGGCCTTACGTCAAACGATTGAGTTTTTCTATCCTAATGAGTTTACTGAGCAAGCAATTCATCATACCGCCATCGTACATCCGGAGGCAAAAATAGGCGAAAAAGTTTTTATCGGTGCTTTTTGTGAAATCGAAAAAAAAACCTCTATTGATGACAGTGCCGTTATTGCCAAAGGATGTTTCATCGGCCAAAATTCTAAAATCGGCCGTGGTGTACATCTTGATCCCAATGTAACGGTATATCCTAATACTGAAATAGGAAACAACGTTATCATTCATTCCGGCACGGTCATTGGCAGTGACGGATTCGGATTTTATTCTAAAGAAGGCGTTCATATAAAAATTCCACATATCGGAAAAGTTATAATCGAGGACGATGTGGAAATTGGCGCCAATTGTTGTATCGCACGCGGGACGCTCGGGGAAACACGCATCAAAAAAGGAACGAAAATTGACAATTTGGTTCAAATTGCACATAATGTTGTAATTGGCGAACATACCCTTATTGCAGCGCAGGCAGGCATCGCGGGAAGTACGACGATCGGCGACCATGTTATTATAGCCGGGCAAGCCGGCATCGTCGGACATATTGAAATTGGCAACCGCGTCACCATCGGAGCTCAGGCTGGCGTCATTGGCTCGATTGAAGAAGGCCAAACCGTATCAGGGTATCCTGCCCGCGAACATTCCGAAGCGATGAAACGTGAAGCTCATATCAGTCAAATACCAAAAATTTTAGAATCGATTAAAGCGAAAAAAAAACGCGCTGAATAA
- a CDS encoding OmpH family outer membrane protein has protein sequence MKKIILSITGVMLLAASSIVAQSKVGYVDSQKLLGSLKETQAVQTQMQTEQEKMYAQFQYLQDSLANSQEDYVKNVKDNPLLKDGAKKAIEKGIQELAYLVQSSQQKFQEELYAKQQELMKPILEKIKKAVDNVRKAENLDIMLDSAYGIILASDTKLDLTQKTIDELVKMATEKDSGTKK, from the coding sequence GTGAAAAAAATCATCTTGTCCATTACTGGAGTCATGCTATTGGCTGCAAGCTCGATCGTAGCGCAATCTAAAGTTGGCTATGTCGACTCCCAAAAACTGTTGGGCTCATTAAAAGAGACTCAAGCCGTGCAGACGCAAATGCAGACCGAACAGGAAAAAATGTACGCACAGTTCCAGTACTTGCAGGACTCGCTGGCCAATTCTCAGGAAGACTATGTCAAAAATGTGAAAGACAATCCGCTTCTTAAAGACGGCGCTAAAAAAGCGATTGAAAAAGGCATTCAGGAACTTGCGTACCTCGTTCAATCATCGCAACAAAAATTCCAGGAAGAATTATATGCCAAACAGCAAGAGCTGATGAAACCGATCCTGGAAAAAATTAAAAAAGCCGTTGATAATGTTCGTAAAGCCGAGAACCTGGATATTATGCTCGATTCAGCGTATGGGATCATCCTTGCTTCCGATACGAAGCTTGACCTTACTCAGAAAACCATCGATGAGTTAGTCAAGATGGCTACTGAAAAAGACAGCGGCACAAAAAAATAG